The sequence CTCAGGAAATCGACTCCCTTCTTTCCTTCCTAAGGCCCGACTTAATATATCTTCAGAAATGTGTAGTCCGTTCCGTTCATTTGCAAAACCAAATGCAAATCGGTTTTAACCAGCTTCAGATATTGTCCCTTTTTGGTTATCCTTAGCTTCAGCATGACATCTTTCTTGATATTTAGGGGATAAACACCACCACTGCGTTAACCAAACTCTTCGCCTCAGCTGAAAAGGATTACCCTAAGATTGATGCCAACGGAAAGAGGACAGCTTGCAATTAATTGCGCTGTTCGTTAAacttcttgtttatctttttaTGGGCATGAGCGTCAAATATTAGCAAGGGTTCACACCATATTTTTACATGTAGATCCGTTTACATTATCTCCACTTTGAGTATAACATCCAACTGAAAgctgagggttttttttttttcacgcctTTCATGATACCATATCATCACTTAAGTTGAAAACTGTCTGGTTTAAATTAAGTGGTCAAATTATTTTTCACGTAGCTACTATATTGACCTCTTTCAATCTATTTTGCAGGTCTTTGTAATGATCAGAGTCCACGATGTGCCTATTTTGCGCTAAATGGACTCTGTGACTCACCAGGACCCTTTGAAGACCTCCAGAATATCCAAATCAATTGTCCCTTTTCGTGTGGATATTGCAAGGAGTAAGAATCGTTACTGCTCTCATTCATAAAGTAAAGATCAACCTTTACATGTACAATTGAGTTACACAGCTAATCAGAGAAGTCAAATTACTCAGTAAGTAATTTAGGTAAAGCTGATCAAGGCCGACAGCTATATACGTCAGGTTACTGTTGTGCACTGGTAGAAAGGAAGGTTGATGGGGGAATCTCCAAGAGCTGATGTATTaacttcctttgttttatagctACATCCCAGGGGGAGAGGTGGATTTTGTTGGGGAAGACTGGAATACAGAATAAAGTAACATAGTGAGCTGCTTGGACATACGAGGAAGAGGAAGGCTGGAAACAATTTGAAATATCAATGTTTACTTTTGTCCGTGATTTAATGTTGTAATTAAGTTTGATCAGTTGTCATCCAACAGCATATTGCCTCTTCTCCAAGACTTTCCATCTGCTGTAGCAGCGGTAAAAGTAGGGTTTTACAGTTAGTAATGATGCAAATGGCGAAATGAAGTCATAGCTTTGCCTCTGGttcgtttgtttttcttttatgcaattcttttttatttaacaaaatTGACCTTAGATTTGATGTCAGGAAAGGTATTTTTGTGTCagttgtgatttttttttatgtttgtaGTTTTGTTACTGATACGAAGCTGTATTACAGTTTGTGTCCTGTGAAGTTATGCTTGAACACAATTAATAATTGACGACACAATTACAACTCTATCCACCGGTAGTTTGGAACAAAAGAATGATGGTTTTGTATTCATATGCCTTTTGACGAATCAAGGAGTTTCCAATGTTTGTCCGCGCACTTGAATGGTTTTCAGGAATTTGTAGCACATTGATGAAATGaagtgaaattaaaatgaacacAAAATTTCACTTTTGGTCTTAATTATGAGCCCGCGTGGTAAAGGAATATGGGCAATAAGTCGTTCAGATTTCTGCTGGCTTTGCAATGCTCTGCGCGTACTGCTGTTAAGTTTAGCTTTTTTCGTATCAGTAACAAGACCCTATAACTCTAATAATTCAGGTATGTATTAAATTTTGTATGGTGTTGCCATTAGAAGACGAATGTTCTTATGCAAAATGGGCTATAATTTGGTCAGCTTTTTCGAACGACGACGCGTTGACTAATGTTTCCTAATAGCATGAATCAAATAAGAAACGAATTTTTAAATGCCCCGCTTTCTGTGGAACCGAGTAGTAGACAAAGCACTAATGTCGATATCGTCGAgtatagaaaaaaataacactAGGAATGTTAACTCTTCATAACTTAACGTCTGATTTTATAGACATTTTTTTAGGGAAACAATGAGTATTTCGATCACAAAGGGGAAAATGAGGACTTCTACTTCTGTTTATGAAAATCTGATAGAGAATTTGCCTCTTGGATCCACGTTATAgcccaggccccagttgtttaaagggtTGACAGTACCATCCTGTGGATAAATCGCCACTCACTCGAACAGAACGACCAAAACCTGCGCTCTGGAGTGGATAGTAAATTCATACAGTGGATAATGCTCAATTTAACGACTAAGGCGTAGGGATTATAAAGGCcagtgcaaacgctcgcaacaacacgcaacattgttgggcccaaaaATGTTGTCTCTTGTTGCGCGTTGTTAGCCGATGTGTGCAAACGATCGCAACAAGTCACAACATGTTGGGTCTTTAGATGAGAATACAAAGGACTCTGGGACGTTTTCCATCTCCGACGccattttcatttcttgttcGCATGTATTTGTGTGGATGCGTGGCATGAAGTGCGCGTGCACCggcgcaacattgttggatgtgctGTGCAAACaaacgcaacattgttggaccactgaagaaactagtgaatagatttatttgcgcggaaaatgcgtaaatcaccatacgtttcgaggctgctgcctcttcatcagtggaaaaagGTAGACTCCGTGAATCTATCTAACGGTTGGATCACGCCTCGATGACCgcgaaacaatagaaatgttgGTACTTGTTGGCTCTGCAGTTTGACCAGTTTCGAACTTCATCCAaaaacttccaacaagtcgcaacaacacgcaacaacacacaacatggcgTGCAAAGGCTCGCAACaagttgggcccaacaatgttgcgtcttgttggccattaatgttgcgagcgtttgcacgggccttaagaaaaacaatttgaacATGAGGGAAATTAAATTGCCAAACAAATAGCTAACTAATAACACAAACTACTGACAAATTGTGAGACATTTAGCTTCCTTTCGGTTTCATAGTTTCAGCTGAGTGGTACCAATCGCAAAAAGAGCATCGATGGTCGATAGAAAAGGTGCACCTTGTGAAAGCTTTGCGATCCCGGGAGAGAGATTTCAAAAGTGGTATCATTCCGTTACGTCGAAGCAAAAATGCATTTGTCATcgggaaaaacaattttaagaaaaagagGCACTTAGATCATTCGAAGGAAAGTGGACAAAGAGATGCTTTGAATAACATCATTTctcttttcaaagaaaaggaagacTCCATGATTCTATCTAAAGGTAAGCAGAGCTTTTTTTTCATCTCTGGTCTTAAACGTTGCGATTAATTCAGTTTTGTGTTTTATCCATTGGCTCATTTGGCGGCAGCAGTAaaaatagagagatttagcttcgcgtttacggccaacgcgaAACGGCAAacagcaggctgctgcttgtcgtaaaaggaagaaaattatgttattctacCTTATTTCTcggtttttagtacttgctccatagctgtggctagcaggcaaaatataagctgaaaccaaataaatttcacgagtttttggtaaacgggaaatttcagcctgacgtttttcgtttgccgtaaacgcgatgctaaattaACGCCGCTGGTTTAGGAGTATTAACGCTCTATTAACGCCGCTGGTTGATGAGTAATTACAGAACACAAAATAGGTGATGAACGCTTGGAACTGTCGTAGCGATATTGAAAGAATAAATGAAGTATTTCTGGAAAATCCTACAGTTCTGATCCAGTGACCCATCTCCTGCTTTACTTGCATTGACAATGAGATTCTTTAACTTGAATCACAATATTTGCTCCAGAATCATAACCTCACCTTCTTTATTTCGATCACAGGTACTTTCGAAGCAATTCACACTCACCAGCCGATACCACATCTTCCTGTTCAAACTATTCCAAAACAATCGGTGCCTGCCATTCGCATTTCCCCATCTGAAATAACAAGTTCAAACAACAGCGCAGCAATGTCAAACCACCAAATATTAGGAAAGCATGTGCCACAAGATTCACAAGTCTTAAGCAATGAAATATCGAAAGTCCAAAAAGATTCAAAATTTTACCCTAATGGCTCTTCTTCGCCTGAAACAAGagaattaaataaaatgaaGGCTTCCCCTGCAAAATCAAAGACTATAGCCGATGACGTGGCCAATAAAGATGCAAGAAATTTTCCGGTTAAGTTCCAGCCTAGTTTGGAAGCGCCAATGAAGTCCACTGGAGGGAGAAATTCTCTCAGTGGAATACACACTGCCAAGCATTATTATGAAAAAATATCTTCTGCGTTTCACTCAACGACGCCTTCGCCTAGTTATACAAGTTCATCGACATTCAATCGGAAATCGTCTTTTCCGACTTCAAAAGAACCAGCATCTGTATCAACCCCACTGGGTACCCCTACAAAAAGTAGTTCAGACAATAAGTCGGCAATAACTTCCAATGGCTACCAAAATCCAATTCCAAGGAATATACCCGTACTTTGCCAGGTTATCTGTGGGAATGGCTGCTGTTCACCTAAGTTGAAAACATCTCTAACACAAACTTCTGCTCAAACAACACGTACAACTgaaccaacaacaaaaaccaaaggTGAGCTGACATCAAAACCCACCGAGCCACCAGATGTTATAGCTACCCCACCTCTACCGCTGTGGCATCTCGAAAATAACCCACAGgggtttccaaacgaagaacACCCATCGCTTGTTCCATCCCTGCCGGCTGGTCCAATGCCGAGGCCTGCGATGGGGCCATTGTCCACTTTTGCCACACCTCGGATGGACAGGACACTAACCCCTGCTACTTTGTCACCCAATGAACAAACGAAAGAGACATTACCATTTGGTAAGAACATTATCATGAAAACTTTATCGTTTTGCACTTACGCGTCTGTATTTTCATCTAAGCGATTTAAGACCTCTCGCGAAAACGCAACTGCAaagttttaatgtttttaagTCACAGTCTTTATAGAAATACACAGCGCTCCATATCCTCTGTATACTAGAATGTGGTGCAATGTTAAAATACTCAACAACAAAGCTTTCATCCATAATTACTTGAGGCCGGTACATTTCAAAAGGATGCACTGATACATGACAGGAGGATGATTTATGCACTTGTTCGAGGAAACAGCCATTAAAATATCACTATTAAATGAAAATATTGCAACATTTTCCCTACAGGTCCATGCCAGGACTATCACCCTGATTGCCCTGCGTTTGTTATAAGCAGAATGTGTGAACAAGAGACACAGTTCAGAGATGAATTTGATGTACGAGAAGTCTGCATGCTGTCGTGTGGCATGTGTAACAGGTTTGTAACATACACTGACGTCATCTGTTGAGGAGTTGCCTGGTCTCTCGATACAACTGAAACCAGAATCACTACAcatcaacaaaaatttggagaGCACTGTTGAGTCTtgtatatttttcattttttttctgggaTCCCTTTGTGGCAGCATGGAATCACTGCAGCTTCTCCCTACATCAAGCGCCAGTTGGTTcaattttttcgttttttgttttgttttttaaatagtctctgcttttttgttttcacagccttagaaaaaaaggaagtaatTTTTCATCCAAGAAGCAGACCACAGAAGAGAGACCAGAAGACAT is a genomic window of Acropora muricata isolate sample 2 chromosome 8, ASM3666990v1, whole genome shotgun sequence containing:
- the LOC136925512 gene encoding uncharacterized protein, with the protein product MSPRGKGIWAISRSDFCWLCNALRVLLLSLAFFVSVTRPYNSNNSVSAEWYQSQKEHRWSIEKVHLVKALRSRERDFKSGIIPLRRSKNAFVIGKNNFKKKRHLDHSKESGQRDALNNIISLFKEKEDSMILSKGTFEAIHTHQPIPHLPVQTIPKQSVPAIRISPSEITSSNNSAAMSNHQILGKHVPQDSQVLSNEISKVQKDSKFYPNGSSSPETRELNKMKASPAKSKTIADDVANKDARNFPVKFQPSLEAPMKSTGGRNSLSGIHTAKHYYEKISSAFHSTTPSPSYTSSSTFNRKSSFPTSKEPASVSTPLGTPTKSSSDNKSAITSNGYQNPIPRNIPVLCQVICGNGCCSPKLKTSLTQTSAQTTRTTEPTTKTKGELTSKPTEPPDVIATPPLPLWHLENNPQGFPNEEHPSLVPSLPAGPMPRPAMGPLSTFATPRMDRTLTPATLSPNEQTKETLPFGPCQDYHPDCPAFVISRMCEQETQFRDEFDVREVCMLSCGMCNSLRKKGSNFSSKKQTTEERPEDMGFPEYSKKFLRR